One region of Streptomyces capillispiralis genomic DNA includes:
- a CDS encoding CU044_5270 family protein gives MTASNRHDGSGDDAAHLRGLLPDAPEWDLTPTRHLHHRNVLLREIDQEQTAAPTPVTPALQRRWLRPVFLLPATAMALAGALILTLPGTEQEPGAKAEATDAKHAAANGVVLTLDRIAAASMEVDVEPVRDDQFVYVRSLVRGNEGAFDGPVKLGAPHRREIWVSQDSAPITRTGVIRESGKGVPMSGQRIPIETAAPDGSAEQGVPAGIDRPTYQWLAKLPTDTDALRKLLYAQTRPLENESKDQAVFRKIGDLLNETVMPPANAAALYKTVATIPGVSVTPDATDAAGRHGIGITREETGAATRDEWIFDRNSFTLLGSRSYLTHTAGTKPSTLYNSTAIMETGVVDRDDREPTDKQKTA, from the coding sequence ATGACTGCCTCTAACCGCCATGACGGTTCCGGCGACGACGCCGCACATCTGCGCGGGCTGTTGCCGGACGCACCCGAATGGGACCTCACGCCCACCCGCCACCTCCACCACCGGAACGTGCTGCTGCGCGAGATCGACCAGGAGCAGACGGCCGCCCCCACCCCGGTGACGCCTGCGCTTCAGCGGCGGTGGCTGCGTCCGGTCTTCCTGCTGCCCGCCACGGCCATGGCCCTCGCCGGCGCTCTGATCCTCACGCTTCCCGGCACGGAGCAGGAACCTGGCGCCAAGGCGGAGGCGACCGACGCGAAGCACGCCGCAGCGAACGGCGTAGTGCTCACGCTCGACCGCATCGCCGCCGCGTCCATGGAAGTCGACGTCGAACCGGTCCGCGACGACCAATTCGTCTACGTCCGAAGCCTGGTCCGCGGCAACGAAGGCGCCTTCGACGGCCCGGTGAAGCTCGGCGCTCCACACCGCCGCGAGATCTGGGTGTCTCAGGACTCCGCACCGATCACTCGCACCGGGGTGATCCGTGAGTCCGGAAAGGGTGTTCCCATGTCCGGGCAGCGGATTCCCATCGAGACGGCCGCCCCTGACGGCAGTGCCGAGCAGGGAGTCCCAGCCGGAATCGACCGGCCCACCTACCAGTGGCTGGCCAAGCTGCCCACCGACACCGATGCTCTGCGCAAACTGCTCTACGCCCAGACTCGACCCCTCGAGAACGAATCGAAGGATCAGGCCGTCTTCAGGAAGATCGGCGATCTCCTGAACGAAACGGTCATGCCGCCGGCCAATGCCGCGGCCCTGTACAAGACCGTCGCCACGATCCCAGGCGTGAGCGTGACTCCCGACGCCACCGACGCTGCCGGGCGCCACGGGATCGGAATCACCCGCGAGGAGACCGGCGCCGCGACTCGAGACGAGTGGATCTTCGACCGGAACAGTTTCACACTTCTCGGCTCGCGCTCCTACCTCACGCACACAGCCGGGACCAAGCCCTCCACCCTCTACAACAGCACCGCCATCATGGAAACCGGCGTCGTGGACCGGGACGACCGCGAACCCACGGACAAACAGAAGACGGCCTGA
- a CDS encoding RNA polymerase sigma factor codes for MRDTDRDDELRARIRAGDRDAFGTLYDAHARAVYNHGLRLTGDWSLAEDIMSETFLAAWRTRASLNVEGGSLRPWLLGIATHKAHNATRRLRRQRLFLSRQPAPPAVTDFAEESAGRIDDARRLAVVRSALSGLRSQDREVLVLCVWSGLTYQECAEALDIPLGTVRSRLARARRRLDRLSAKNMEPHGPRGEVKKQAAFAAACSQEESR; via the coding sequence GTGAGAGACACAGATCGAGATGATGAGCTACGTGCGCGCATAAGAGCCGGGGACCGCGATGCGTTCGGCACCCTGTACGACGCACACGCGCGTGCGGTGTACAACCACGGGCTGCGGCTGACCGGGGACTGGTCGCTGGCGGAGGACATCATGTCCGAGACGTTCCTCGCCGCGTGGCGCACCCGGGCTTCCCTGAACGTCGAGGGCGGGTCGCTCAGACCGTGGCTCCTGGGGATCGCCACCCATAAGGCGCACAATGCCACACGCCGCCTGCGCCGACAGCGCCTGTTCCTCTCACGCCAACCGGCTCCACCTGCGGTGACGGACTTCGCCGAGGAGAGCGCGGGCCGGATCGACGACGCCCGCAGGCTGGCCGTGGTCCGCAGCGCCCTCAGCGGACTGCGCAGCCAGGACCGTGAAGTTCTCGTCCTGTGCGTGTGGTCCGGCCTCACCTACCAGGAATGCGCCGAGGCACTGGACATTCCCCTGGGCACCGTGCGCTCACGGCTCGCGCGCGCCCGCCGACGGCTCGATCGGCTCAGCGCAAAGAACATGGAACCGCACGGCCCCCGCGGAGAGGTAAAGAAGCAGGCCGCATTCGCGGCCGCGTGCTCACAGGAGGAAAGCCGATGA
- a CDS encoding SMI1/KNR4 family protein — translation MTDTTAYDWRSFLLRWSGEWADSLPDDRARDEGDEAARQGRWLGFPPASEERIAAMEERLGRRMPPSYRQFLAVSDGWRHAGGFVWLLAGTEEAHWHANESGLADLFEEDAGPDERWEAGIWRRGLQLDVESDVTHVLMDPEDVDEDGEWAVYTWSSWRAAPPERHADFLAFMRAMYREFHGLGARRRDGEPEFVNDTTRALDAHVEEARLEALRGGWEQALEALDEARGYGRPRAAGLGDQIRVLLGRTHRSSYEELVTDARYAPELLPPLVAEHAARSYWDDSTLKVRLRGADADLMALAGAILEEMRAGTYRYTAAGPFGEAVERARELARWGDTDGAWRTLADAVPLWEPLGPDHLVPLGWVADLLLGPLLTPERGRELLSTPRAGQRGEAPAPTAGVDPGGLTWLAEPDPGNRRTSYRFVLVEGVGPQELPGRLADGDGTVLNEPMTSWDARHGSSRSGREFSSYDDRALMAVGRTGTGWSFAFDDDPAPFHRQRFVSPAAAAGAGTRAVVVWSGLRTWHGEPYFHLSVARDGVERYAFTYADGRLRTSGEIPRALDPGRFFGDPLDAAAVERPLLDAVAREFGVALPRHAIVNGRLHTFTTRSWTRPPGDGESYAVIRLS, via the coding sequence GTGACGGACACGACGGCATACGACTGGCGGTCCTTCCTGCTCCGGTGGAGCGGGGAGTGGGCGGACTCCCTGCCCGACGACAGGGCGCGGGACGAGGGCGACGAAGCCGCGCGACAGGGGCGTTGGCTGGGTTTCCCCCCTGCGTCCGAGGAGCGGATCGCGGCCATGGAGGAGCGCCTCGGCCGGCGCATGCCGCCGTCGTACCGGCAGTTCCTCGCGGTCAGCGACGGATGGCGGCACGCGGGCGGGTTCGTGTGGCTGCTGGCGGGAACCGAGGAAGCGCACTGGCACGCCAACGAGTCGGGACTGGCGGACCTGTTCGAGGAGGACGCCGGGCCGGACGAGCGGTGGGAGGCCGGCATCTGGCGGCGCGGGCTGCAGCTCGACGTCGAGTCCGATGTCACCCACGTCCTGATGGATCCCGAGGACGTGGACGAGGACGGCGAGTGGGCCGTGTACACGTGGTCGAGCTGGCGGGCGGCACCGCCCGAGCGGCACGCGGACTTCCTCGCCTTCATGCGGGCGATGTACCGGGAGTTCCACGGTCTGGGGGCGCGACGCCGCGACGGGGAGCCGGAGTTCGTCAACGACACGACGCGCGCGCTCGACGCCCACGTGGAGGAGGCCCGCCTGGAGGCGCTGCGCGGCGGCTGGGAACAGGCCCTGGAGGCTCTGGACGAGGCCAGGGGATACGGCCGTCCACGGGCCGCCGGTCTCGGGGACCAGATACGCGTCCTGCTGGGACGGACCCACAGGTCGTCCTACGAGGAGCTGGTGACGGACGCTCGGTACGCTCCCGAACTGCTGCCGCCGCTCGTCGCAGAGCACGCGGCGCGCTCGTACTGGGACGACTCCACGCTGAAGGTGCGACTGCGCGGCGCCGACGCCGACTTGATGGCACTGGCCGGCGCGATCCTGGAGGAGATGCGCGCCGGTACATACCGGTACACGGCGGCCGGACCGTTCGGGGAAGCGGTGGAACGGGCGCGGGAGCTGGCGCGGTGGGGTGACACCGACGGCGCATGGCGGACGCTGGCCGACGCCGTGCCGCTGTGGGAGCCGCTGGGCCCGGACCACCTGGTCCCGCTGGGATGGGTGGCCGACCTCCTGCTCGGGCCACTGCTCACCCCGGAGCGGGGGCGCGAACTGCTGTCCACGCCGAGGGCCGGACAACGGGGCGAGGCACCGGCACCGACGGCCGGCGTCGACCCGGGCGGCCTGACGTGGCTGGCGGAGCCCGATCCCGGCAACCGCCGCACGTCGTACCGGTTCGTCCTGGTGGAGGGTGTGGGGCCGCAGGAGTTGCCCGGACGTCTCGCGGACGGGGACGGCACCGTGCTGAACGAGCCCATGACCTCATGGGATGCGCGTCACGGGTCGTCGCGCAGCGGGAGGGAGTTCTCGTCCTACGACGACAGGGCTCTCATGGCGGTCGGCCGGACCGGCACCGGGTGGAGTTTCGCCTTCGACGACGACCCCGCCCCGTTCCACCGGCAGCGGTTCGTCTCCCCGGCCGCGGCCGCCGGCGCGGGCACCCGCGCGGTGGTGGTGTGGAGCGGTCTGAGGACATGGCACGGGGAACCGTACTTCCACCTCTCGGTGGCGCGGGACGGCGTCGAGCGGTACGCGTTCACCTACGCGGACGGCCGGCTCCGGACGAGCGGCGAGATACCGCGGGCGCTGGACCCCGGCCGCTTCTTCGGCGACCCGCTGGACGCCGCCGCGGTGGAGCGGCCGCTGCTGGACGCCGTGGCCCGGGAGTTCGGCGTCGCTCTCCCCCGTCACGCCATCGTGAACGGGCGGCTGCACACGTTCACCACCCGCTCCTGGACACGGCCGCCGGGGGACGGGGAGTCGTACGCGGTGATCCGCCTGTCCTGA
- a CDS encoding VOC family protein, with protein MALRPVMVNIKALDAPAVGRFWAEALGWTAYSPGVTTYVGPGGGLVWPDPVVLGIDVVPVPEPGTATKNRVHLDLATTSAAHQAELVARLRALGATPAQVGQGRVPWTVLADPEGNEFCVLEPREVYRDTGPIAAVVVDCADPRAMARFWGEATDWTLREVTDDQAVLRSAGNTGPYLEFLRTPDVKTVPDRVHLDLLPYPGDDKEAEVARLRALGATDIDLGQGDVPWTCLADPEGHEFCVLAPS; from the coding sequence ATGGCACTGCGACCCGTCATGGTGAACATCAAGGCCCTCGATGCTCCGGCGGTCGGCCGGTTCTGGGCGGAGGCGCTCGGCTGGACCGCGTACAGCCCCGGCGTGACCACCTATGTCGGCCCCGGCGGCGGCCTCGTGTGGCCGGACCCGGTCGTCCTCGGCATCGACGTCGTGCCCGTTCCGGAACCGGGGACGGCGACGAAGAACCGGGTGCACCTCGATCTCGCCACCACCTCGGCGGCCCACCAGGCGGAGCTGGTCGCGCGCCTGCGCGCCCTCGGCGCGACGCCCGCCCAGGTGGGCCAGGGCCGGGTGCCGTGGACGGTGCTCGCCGACCCGGAGGGCAACGAGTTCTGCGTGCTGGAGCCCCGGGAGGTGTACCGGGACACCGGGCCGATCGCCGCGGTGGTCGTCGACTGCGCGGACCCGCGGGCCATGGCCCGGTTCTGGGGCGAGGCGACGGACTGGACCCTGCGCGAGGTGACCGACGACCAGGCGGTGTTGCGCTCCGCCGGGAACACCGGCCCGTATCTCGAGTTCCTCCGGACACCGGACGTGAAGACCGTGCCGGACCGCGTCCACCTCGACCTGCTGCCGTACCCCGGTGACGACAAGGAGGCGGAGGTGGCCCGGCTGCGGGCGCTCGGCGCCACCGACATCGACCTCGGCCAGGGCGACGTCCCCTGGACGTGCCTGGCCGACCCCGAGGGCCACGAGTTCTGCGTCCTCGCCCCGTCCTGA
- a CDS encoding TetR/AcrR family transcriptional regulator, which yields MVAAGAALADEVGIARLTMGSLAERLGVRTPSLYKHVGGQDDLTRRIAALALGEAADAVGSAVQGYAGRDALAAAARAFRAFVLRHPGRYAATIGVEPSGPDDPLATAGQRLLGAFEAVLRGYDIAEPDVDHALRTLRSLCHGFATLQSANGFQWSADVDESFEWLIAFADRGLRAL from the coding sequence GTGGTCGCGGCCGGTGCCGCCCTCGCCGACGAGGTGGGCATCGCCCGTCTGACGATGGGTTCGCTGGCCGAGCGGCTGGGCGTGCGGACGCCGTCCCTCTACAAGCATGTGGGCGGGCAGGACGACCTCACCCGGCGCATCGCCGCCCTGGCGCTGGGCGAGGCCGCCGACGCCGTCGGCAGCGCCGTCCAGGGGTACGCGGGCCGGGACGCCCTGGCCGCCGCGGCCCGCGCCTTCCGCGCCTTCGTCCTGCGGCACCCGGGCCGGTACGCCGCGACGATCGGCGTGGAACCGTCCGGCCCGGACGACCCCCTGGCCACCGCCGGTCAGCGGCTGCTGGGCGCGTTCGAGGCGGTCCTGCGCGGCTACGACATCGCGGAACCCGACGTGGACCACGCCCTGCGCACGCTCCGCAGCCTCTGCCACGGCTTCGCCACCTTGCAGTCGGCCAACGGCTTCCAGTGGAGCGCCGACGTCGACGAGAGCTTCGAGTGGCTGATCGCCTTCGCCGACCGCGGTCTGCGCGCGCTGTGA
- a CDS encoding caspase, EACC1-associated type, translated as MSRRKALLIATATYEDPQWNPLKAPLRDAEELAAVLGDPAIGGYEVTQVLDQPAYAIQRHVQRFFNEAWRDDELLVYFSCHGIKDYDEKLYFAGTDTVKEPDLLESYAVPAEFVSRQLQRCRAERKVLVLDCCFSGAFRLGAKGDGADLDLRTPFRGSGTVVISATDETQPAFETVSAEGDSGTLLSVFTAALVEGLRTGAADVDGDGRVSVEDLYRYVSREMRAGRTRQTPKLWILDGVGSLVLARRGRGGEKPGPPVPEDAALSSGGPVTRVVPALPARDPVTSAVPVLSPAAEVLAGLSAVAGLLRHTVGPGARPLLISRPDGSVAPLTDPAVITREVVVQPGGAATGARLVRDLVDRMRQRAGDGAATAALVLDALLRHLQPALDDGTSPALLARAVPGTFRRAETLLGDGRSVETKEEIADIVVTTLRDPRLGEVVADALNRVGREGVLVVQESATPGLELLRVEGMVVPGGCLSPHFLTDKGAGTAVLDDPRILLHKGVVPSRGSLLALVEKVRSTGRPLLVIAEGVDDEALSALLVGKKGAFTSIAVKGPDRSRRGLDLLGDLAALTGGEVVAEDTGPGLGDVTPDMLGRARRVLVTEDHTTVDEGAGSLEQMHGRIDSIRADMENSGSDADRAWHGERMARLAGAVAVVRVGAPTPAERERKTADLHRATRLAKAAVADGVVPGAAAALAVAGGRLVTPANADPDAARAAANTLAQALAHGLVQPLRAVADNSGDPDGTSVLVMVRSAWPHRTYDAATATFPETSAAGVLDPVSVPRTVLREVARSVEEYLSLL; from the coding sequence ATGAGCCGGCGTAAGGCCCTGCTGATCGCCACCGCGACGTACGAGGACCCCCAGTGGAACCCGCTGAAGGCGCCCCTGCGGGACGCCGAGGAACTGGCCGCGGTCCTCGGGGACCCCGCGATCGGCGGTTACGAGGTGACCCAGGTCCTGGACCAGCCGGCGTACGCGATCCAGCGGCACGTGCAGCGCTTCTTCAACGAGGCGTGGCGCGACGACGAGCTGCTCGTCTACTTCTCCTGCCACGGCATCAAGGACTACGACGAGAAGCTGTACTTCGCCGGCACGGACACGGTGAAGGAGCCGGACCTGCTGGAGTCCTACGCCGTACCGGCGGAGTTCGTCAGCAGGCAGCTCCAGCGGTGCCGTGCCGAACGGAAGGTGCTCGTGCTCGACTGCTGCTTCAGCGGCGCCTTCCGGCTGGGCGCGAAGGGGGACGGCGCGGACCTCGACCTCCGCACTCCCTTCAGGGGCAGCGGAACGGTGGTGATCAGTGCGACCGACGAAACGCAGCCGGCGTTCGAAACGGTGTCCGCGGAGGGCGACAGCGGCACCCTGCTGTCGGTGTTCACCGCCGCGCTCGTCGAGGGGTTGAGGACGGGGGCGGCCGACGTCGACGGCGACGGCCGGGTGTCCGTGGAGGACCTGTACCGGTACGTCAGCCGGGAGATGCGGGCGGGCCGGACGAGGCAGACGCCGAAGCTGTGGATCCTGGACGGCGTGGGCAGCCTCGTCCTGGCCCGGCGGGGGCGGGGCGGGGAGAAGCCCGGCCCGCCGGTGCCGGAGGATGCCGCCCTCTCCTCCGGCGGCCCGGTGACCCGCGTGGTCCCCGCCCTCCCTGCCCGTGACCCGGTGACCTCCGCGGTGCCCGTCCTCAGCCCGGCGGCCGAGGTGCTGGCCGGTCTGTCCGCGGTGGCCGGCCTCCTGCGGCACACCGTCGGACCAGGCGCACGCCCGCTGTTGATCAGCCGCCCGGACGGGTCGGTCGCACCGCTCACCGACCCGGCCGTGATCACGCGGGAAGTGGTGGTGCAGCCCGGCGGGGCCGCCACGGGGGCGCGGCTGGTGCGCGACCTGGTGGACAGGATGCGGCAACGGGCAGGGGACGGTGCCGCCACCGCGGCCCTCGTACTCGACGCGTTGCTGCGGCACTTGCAGCCGGCGCTGGACGACGGGACGAGCCCGGCCCTTCTGGCACGGGCCGTCCCCGGCACTTTCCGCCGTGCGGAAACGCTGCTGGGCGACGGGCGCTCGGTCGAGACCAAGGAGGAGATCGCCGACATCGTCGTGACCACGCTGCGGGATCCGCGGCTGGGTGAGGTGGTCGCCGACGCCCTGAACAGGGTCGGCCGGGAAGGCGTCCTCGTCGTCCAGGAGTCGGCCACGCCCGGCCTGGAACTCCTGCGCGTGGAAGGCATGGTCGTCCCGGGCGGCTGTCTCTCTCCGCACTTCCTCACCGACAAGGGCGCCGGCACCGCGGTCCTCGACGACCCCCGCATCCTGCTGCACAAGGGAGTCGTCCCGTCGCGAGGCTCCCTGCTCGCCCTGGTGGAGAAGGTGAGGAGCACCGGACGGCCCCTGCTGGTGATCGCCGAAGGCGTCGACGACGAAGCGCTGTCGGCGCTGCTCGTCGGCAAGAAGGGCGCCTTCACCTCCATCGCCGTCAAGGGCCCCGACCGCAGCCGCCGGGGCCTCGACCTCCTGGGCGATCTCGCGGCCCTCACGGGCGGCGAAGTGGTCGCCGAGGACACCGGACCCGGGCTGGGCGACGTCACCCCGGACATGCTCGGCCGCGCCCGCCGAGTCCTCGTGACCGAGGATCACACGACCGTCGACGAGGGCGCGGGCTCACTGGAACAGATGCACGGCCGTATCGACAGCATCCGCGCCGACATGGAGAACAGCGGCTCCGACGCCGACCGTGCCTGGCACGGTGAACGGATGGCCCGGCTCGCCGGAGCGGTGGCGGTCGTCCGCGTCGGAGCGCCCACCCCGGCCGAACGCGAACGGAAGACGGCCGACCTGCACCGTGCCACCCGGCTGGCGAAGGCCGCTGTGGCGGACGGTGTCGTCCCGGGTGCGGCGGCCGCGCTCGCGGTGGCCGGCGGCCGTCTCGTCACCCCGGCCAACGCGGACCCGGACGCCGCGCGCGCTGCCGCGAACACCCTCGCCCAGGCGCTCGCCCACGGACTCGTCCAGCCGTTGCGAGCCGTGGCCGACAACAGCGGTGACCCGGACGGCACGTCGGTGCTCGTCATGGTGCGGTCGGCGTGGCCGCACCGGACGTACGACGCCGCTACCGCCACCTTCCCGGAGACGTCGGCGGCCGGGGTCCTGGACCCGGTGTCCGTGCCGCGCACGGTATTGCGGGAAGTCGCCCGCTCCGTCGAGGAGTACCTGTCCCTCTTGTAG
- a CDS encoding TolB family protein encodes MGAVAAVCATAQATPAGALELKRGTQYVNVTSDDVLGNERSQYAAISANGRFVAFWSRASNLAPGDTGDTDDVDDVYVKDLRTGRVHWASDLAEGMDRGAPVVAPSISADGLRVAYATLDATRAYVYDVRTGRTTLVSDEAHAGFGTLNAPAISGNGRYVTFTARPAQDTARPPLIRLRDLVRGTGEWVDDPWPGDEQRVTMPSLSHDGRYLAHLASGPGTDDAGDGKTHVYVLDRRTGERVRVDPECADDPAEYGVDDPVMGADGRHVVFRFKCRTLRPGGTNDTGDVFLKDLRSGTLRHVLGPKPQFATHTGRLSADGRHIVFVAAEERVPRGPLQVIYLLDLRTGRTDMITARPDGTVNQRPASDPTVDAHGRAVAYDAVPRDLLGESSTGGDRQVFVTHPRRGAQAG; translated from the coding sequence GTGGGCGCTGTGGCGGCGGTGTGCGCGACCGCGCAGGCGACGCCCGCGGGGGCGTTGGAACTGAAGCGGGGCACCCAGTACGTGAACGTCACGTCCGACGACGTGCTGGGCAACGAGCGGAGCCAGTACGCGGCGATCAGTGCCAACGGCCGTTTCGTGGCCTTCTGGTCACGGGCCTCGAACCTGGCGCCCGGCGACACCGGCGACACCGACGACGTCGACGACGTCTACGTGAAGGACCTGCGGACCGGACGGGTGCACTGGGCCAGTGACCTGGCCGAGGGCATGGACCGGGGAGCGCCGGTCGTCGCTCCGTCCATCAGCGCCGACGGCCTGCGGGTGGCCTACGCGACGCTGGACGCGACCCGGGCGTACGTGTACGACGTGCGCACGGGCCGCACCACACTGGTCAGTGACGAGGCCCACGCCGGGTTCGGCACCCTGAACGCACCGGCCATCAGCGGAAACGGACGGTACGTCACCTTCACGGCCCGGCCGGCCCAGGACACGGCGCGACCTCCTCTCATCCGCCTGCGCGACCTCGTACGGGGCACCGGCGAGTGGGTCGACGACCCCTGGCCCGGCGACGAGCAGCGGGTGACGATGCCGTCCCTGAGCCATGACGGCCGGTACCTCGCCCATCTGGCGTCGGGCCCCGGCACGGATGACGCCGGTGACGGCAAGACGCACGTCTACGTACTCGACCGCCGCACGGGCGAGCGGGTACGGGTCGACCCCGAGTGCGCGGACGATCCGGCCGAGTACGGGGTCGACGACCCGGTGATGGGCGCGGACGGCCGCCACGTCGTCTTCCGCTTCAAGTGCCGCACCCTGCGGCCCGGCGGAACCAACGACACCGGCGACGTCTTCCTCAAGGACCTGAGGAGCGGAACGCTGCGCCACGTCCTCGGCCCGAAGCCGCAGTTCGCCACGCACACCGGCCGGCTGAGTGCGGACGGCCGGCACATCGTCTTCGTGGCGGCCGAGGAAAGGGTGCCCCGCGGCCCGCTCCAGGTGATCTACCTGCTGGACCTGCGCACCGGCCGCACCGACATGATCACCGCACGTCCCGACGGCACCGTCAACCAGAGGCCGGCGTCCGACCCGACCGTCGACGCGCACGGCCGCGCGGTGGCGTACGACGCGGTGCCGCGCGACCTGCTAGGGGAGTCGTCCACCGGCGGCGACCGACAGGTCTTCGTCACGCATCCGCGCCGGGGGGCGCAGGCCGGCTGA
- a CDS encoding NAD(P)/FAD-dependent oxidoreductase: MKHRIVVLGAGYAGAYVAGNLARRLSPADVGITVVNAEPDFVERLRLHQLAAGHEAGTRKLADVFAGTGVRLRLARVTAVDPERRVVAVADDAGGGEIGYDTLVHALGSHVADHGVPGVAEHAFDVAGRPSALRLRERLDGLDRRGEGGRVLVVGDGLTGIETATEIAESRPGLSVTLVARRELGAQLSAGARGHLRRACDRLGITVLEHTGVEAVEATRVLCADGTALASDATVWTAGFAVGPLAAAGGLEVTESGRIVVDGTMRSVSHPHVYAVGDSAWAVGDNGRPLPMSCASAGYTGRQAADAIVGRLTGRGIAHTKLVYVGNHISLGRRDAILQMVDAEARPKPKYLGGPTAARIKAGILGLSLWAIAHPTFGLPRRKRRVAVAPDASSAAEPVGTAQGVPSVSRRVANDAS; encoded by the coding sequence ATGAAGCACCGCATCGTCGTCCTCGGCGCCGGCTACGCCGGGGCCTACGTGGCCGGGAACCTGGCCCGCCGGCTGTCGCCGGCGGACGTCGGGATCACCGTCGTCAACGCCGAGCCGGACTTCGTCGAACGGCTGCGGCTGCACCAGCTCGCGGCCGGCCACGAGGCCGGCACCCGGAAGCTCGCCGATGTCTTCGCGGGGACGGGGGTACGGCTGCGCCTGGCCCGTGTCACGGCCGTCGACCCCGAGCGCCGTGTCGTCGCCGTGGCCGACGACGCCGGCGGCGGTGAGATCGGCTACGACACCCTGGTCCACGCGCTCGGCAGCCACGTCGCGGACCACGGTGTCCCCGGCGTGGCCGAGCACGCCTTCGACGTCGCCGGCCGGCCCTCGGCGCTGCGCCTGCGCGAACGCCTGGACGGCCTGGACCGGCGGGGAGAGGGCGGGAGGGTGCTGGTCGTCGGCGACGGGCTGACCGGCATCGAGACCGCCACCGAGATCGCCGAGTCCCGGCCCGGTCTGTCGGTGACGCTGGTGGCCCGCCGGGAGCTGGGCGCCCAGCTCTCCGCCGGGGCCCGCGGCCACCTGCGGCGGGCCTGCGACCGGCTGGGCATCACCGTCCTGGAGCACACCGGCGTCGAAGCCGTCGAAGCGACACGGGTGCTGTGCGCCGACGGCACCGCCCTGGCGTCCGACGCGACCGTGTGGACGGCCGGGTTCGCGGTCGGCCCCCTCGCCGCCGCCGGCGGGCTGGAGGTCACCGAGAGCGGCCGGATCGTCGTCGACGGGACCATGCGGTCGGTCTCGCACCCGCATGTCTACGCCGTCGGCGACAGCGCCTGGGCCGTCGGCGACAACGGCCGGCCGCTGCCGATGTCCTGCGCCTCGGCCGGCTACACCGGCCGGCAGGCCGCGGACGCGATCGTGGGACGCCTGACCGGCCGCGGCATCGCGCACACCAAGCTGGTCTACGTGGGCAACCACATCAGCCTGGGGCGGCGCGACGCGATCCTGCAGATGGTCGACGCCGAGGCGCGGCCGAAGCCGAAGTACCTGGGAGGCCCGACGGCCGCGCGGATCAAGGCGGGCATCCTCGGGCTCTCCCTGTGGGCCATCGCGCACCCGACCTTCGGCCTGCCCCGGAGGAAGCGCCGCGTGGCCGTCGCGCCGGACGCGTCGTCCGCCGCCGAACCGGTCGGGACCGCCCAGGGTGTGCCGTCCGTCTCCCGGCGCGTCGCGAACGACGCCTCCTAG
- a CDS encoding sigma-70 family RNA polymerase sigma factor, with protein sequence MDSAAADEFDTGRFEAGRNRLASLAYRLLGSATDAEDAVQDAFLHWQAADRRRIRVPEAWLTRVVTNLCLDRLRSAQARRERTAGAWLPEPLLDGDPMLGPADTFEQRESVSLAVLTLMERLSPLERAVYVLREAFSYSHAEIAGILDLTESASQQHLHRARRRLTTARRRGGGTDPASARKVVEEFLAAASSGRTERLVALLTDDATAISDGAGLAERLLRFDTPRRIAAVARAGFTPTPAKRRLAGGTPAMHYALVNGAPAVLVVVGDKVVGAVTFDIADGRIATVRGIAAPARLIRLTAAWRRHEPDTPPLIPRW encoded by the coding sequence GTGGACAGCGCCGCCGCCGACGAGTTCGACACCGGCCGCTTCGAGGCCGGCCGGAACCGGCTGGCCTCACTGGCGTACCGGCTGCTGGGCTCCGCCACCGACGCCGAGGACGCCGTGCAGGACGCCTTCCTGCACTGGCAGGCCGCCGACCGGCGGCGGATCAGGGTGCCGGAGGCATGGCTGACCAGGGTCGTCACCAACCTGTGCCTGGACCGGCTCCGCTCGGCACAGGCCCGCCGCGAACGCACCGCCGGCGCCTGGCTGCCCGAACCGCTCCTCGACGGCGACCCGATGCTCGGTCCGGCCGACACCTTCGAACAGCGCGAATCGGTCTCCCTGGCCGTGCTGACCCTCATGGAGCGCCTGTCACCCCTCGAACGGGCCGTCTACGTCCTGCGCGAGGCGTTCTCGTACAGCCATGCCGAGATCGCCGGGATCCTCGACCTCACCGAGTCCGCGAGCCAGCAGCACCTCCACCGGGCCCGGCGCCGTCTCACCACCGCGCGCCGCCGCGGCGGTGGGACGGACCCCGCATCCGCCCGCAAGGTCGTCGAGGAGTTCCTCGCCGCCGCCTCGTCCGGCCGCACCGAACGGCTGGTGGCGCTGCTCACCGACGACGCGACCGCGATCTCCGACGGCGCCGGCCTGGCCGAGCGGCTGCTGCGGTTCGACACCCCGCGGCGCATCGCCGCCGTCGCACGGGCCGGCTTCACCCCCACGCCCGCGAAACGGCGACTCGCCGGCGGTACGCCGGCCATGCACTACGCCCTCGTCAACGGCGCCCCCGCCGTCCTCGTCGTGGTCGGCGACAAGGTGGTCGGCGCCGTGACCTTCGACATCGCGGACGGGAGGATCGCGACGGTGCGCGGCATCGCCGCCCCCGCCCGTCTGATCCGCCTCACCGCGGCCTGGCGCCGGCACGAACCGGACACGCCGCCGCTCATCCCCCGGTGGTGA